The sequence below is a genomic window from Fuerstiella sp..
ACCGGTCGGCCGAATTCCAGCAACACGGCCAGTTCGCGTTCGTTGACTGTAAAAACTGAACTATAGGTCACCATCAGTACCAGGAAGGCTACGATGACTGCACCCGGACCTTTGATGGAATTGTTTGCAGCCATCATTTGCTCCTTTCATCAAGATTAAGCAGTGGCAGCAGTTGCTGCAGATCGGAATCGATGATTGTCTTGTTTGGGACTTTGGCAAGTACCTTCTGTAGTGACTCAAGATACAATCGCTGTCGGGTTTCTTCGGGCGCTTTGGCAAACTGTTCGTACTGCACCATCAGTGCGTCAATTTCCCCTTTGACTTCTGAACGACGTCGGGCCGCGTATCCTTCGGCACTCCGAATCGCCCTGTCTCGTTCCGCTCGAGCTTTCGGAAGCAGCGTGTTTTTGACTTTGTTTGCGTCGTTCTCAAGTTTGTCGCGGGTCTGAACCGCTTCATTAACGGCTGCGAATGAGGGTTTGACCTGTTCCGGAGGTGTGACTCGCTGAAGCTGCAGGTCTGTGATTCGAATTCCACACTCGTACTTGTCCAGCATCGCCTGAGTCGCTTCACGGGCTTCCTGGCGAATTTCCATACGAGCCCCGGTCAGAACTTCGTCGATTGAGTAGTCTCCGATCAGTCGATTCATCACGGTTCGACCAACAACGGTAATGATGTACTGAAGAAAATCTTCCTGTTCGGCAACCTGTGTGTAGAAGGTAAACAGATACTGCTGCGGATCGGCGACCTGCCACTGAACGGTCCATTCAACAGCTGCTGCATTGAGGTCACCGGTCAGCATCAGTACGTCCTCTTCGTTGGTGCGGCCGGATGGTCGATCGTCCGGGAGCCCAAACGGCATTCGAATGGTTCGTTCACGCATGTCTGCACGCAGAACGCTGTCAACAAAGGGAATACAAAAATGCAGACCGGGATCGGATGTGGAGACATAGCGACCGAATCGCAGTACCACGGCTTTCTCATTGGCCTCAATGGTGTACCACGATTTTGACAGCAGGAGTATCAGAATCACGGCTCCCAGTCCGACCGCTGCGAGTCCGATATTACGTTTCACGTCCTCGGGACGGATGTCGAAATTGAACTGGCCTGAAGACATGAGCTGACTTCTCCTGCGATGCTGACTGACTGTTCCTGAGTACGTGCTCTATACAACCCTGAGCGGCGTTGACTCCAACGCCAGGTCGGCAGATTAATGATGTCACCGACAAAACGAGATTCAGGGCTGTTAGCTGATTGTGACTCGTCACTGTGTCCTGTTTTCCGACAGATTCGTTCAAAACAGTCTAACCGGCATGACAGACAGGATCGCTGGCAGTTCGCCTCGTTTATCTGATTCACCGAAATTCAGATCCCGGAATAACCGTTCAGGTACCGATTACATTCTCCAGCTTCATCGTTGAGTTCTGCGCACAAGATTTTGAACTAGGTTT
It includes:
- the hflK gene encoding FtsH protease activity modulator HflK, whose protein sequence is MSSGQFNFDIRPEDVKRNIGLAAVGLGAVILILLLSKSWYTIEANEKAVVLRFGRYVSTSDPGLHFCIPFVDSVLRADMRERTIRMPFGLPDDRPSGRTNEEDVLMLTGDLNAAAVEWTVQWQVADPQQYLFTFYTQVAEQEDFLQYIITVVGRTVMNRLIGDYSIDEVLTGARMEIRQEAREATQAMLDKYECGIRITDLQLQRVTPPEQVKPSFAAVNEAVQTRDKLENDANKVKNTLLPKARAERDRAIRSAEGYAARRRSEVKGEIDALMVQYEQFAKAPEETRQRLYLESLQKVLAKVPNKTIIDSDLQQLLPLLNLDERSK